Proteins encoded in a region of the Plasmodium falciparum 3D7 genome assembly, chromosome: 1 genome:
- a CDS encoding rifin — translation MKVHCYNILLFSFTLIILLLSSSQVNNQMNHYNTAHMKNTEPIKSYRSLCECELYTSMYDDDPEMKEILHDFDRQTSQRFEEYNERLLENKQKCKEQCEKDIQKIILKDKLEKELMDKFATLHTDIQSDAIPTCVCEKSIADKMEKECLRCAQNLGGIVAPSSGVLAGIAEGALIVWKPAAIKAAKAAAAKAASDAATQAGMNAVRLEIKKLLEMFTGKPGYVDLLPIVKESTYKNGSALVDSAKKLFVESGKLEGLDRMPVFYNTVIDYPGPSNIKGFGKIGSDAYEAAFTSQKGTLEATKVGEVNTTYGGCQTAITASVIAIVVIILIMVIIYLILRYRRKKKMKKKLQYIKLLEE, via the exons ATGAAAGTCCACTGctataacatattattattttcttttacattaattatattgttattgtCATCATCGCAG GTAAATAACCAAATGAACCATTACAATACAGCCCATATGAAAAACACAGAACCAATAAAATCATATAGATCATTATGCGAATGTGAACTATATACATCCATGTATGATGATGACCCAGAAATGAAAGAAATATTGCACGATTTTGATCGACAAACATCACAACGTTTTGAAGAATACAATGAACGCTTGCTcgaaaacaaacaaaaatgtaaagaaCAATGCGAAAaagatatacaaaaaattattttaaaagacaaattagaaaaagaattaatggACAAATTTGCCACACTACACACAGATATACAAAGTGATGCTATTCCAACATGCGTTTGCGAAAAGTCAATAGCAGATAAAATGGAAAAAGAATGTTTGAGATGTGCACAAAATTTGGGAGGTATTGTTGCACCCTCTTCAGGCGTATTAGCAGGAATTGCTGAAGGTGCTCTAATTGTGTGGAAACCTGCGGCAATTAAGGCTGCTAAGGCTGCGGCCGCTAAAGCTGCGAGTGATGCTGCTACGCAAGCTGGTATGAATGCTGTCAGActtgaaattaaaaaattacttGAGATGTTTACTGGTAAACCAGGATATGTTGATTTGCTACCAATTGTTAAGGAatcaacatataaaaatggtTCTGCTCTAGTTGATAGTGCTAAGAAACTATTTGTTGAATCCGGTAAATTAGAAGGACTTGATAGAATGCctgttttttataataccGTAATAGATTACCCGGGTCCATCTAACATTAAGGGTTTCGGAAAAATTGGTAGTGATGCATATGAGGCGGCATTCACATCCCAAAAAGGAACACTTGAAGCAACAAAGGTGGGTGAAGTAAACACTACATATGGTGGTTGTCAGACTGCTATAACTGCTTCTGTTATTGCAATAGTGgtcataattttaattatggtaataatatatttaattttacgttatagaagaaaaaaaaaaatgaagaaaaaactccagtacataaaattattagaagaataa
- a CDS encoding exported protein family 4, whose translation MNFFHVIILDVGIVICLYLIIYKNSDIKWKKHINCCKYHFYFFSSKRCLLQHMVEEPFEKKDKSGVLLKDKNTEEGRKKERQKPMSIKSINKKKKKNNNNNNNNNVLKNLNNEEINKQRNMTNERIRNKNKNDKGVENISSNTQMEEKNIICKDINSNVILNQNEINDDQMVQKIKENFVKDLMKNENKEIFKQIETINSVGTMAKIKNSLYSIIFKGSNFWKGLGIYLGTLSGATLGQLILAGILQFGTFSVMNFSIYFSAVPSFIAFSSFVGIILLSIIIVICLLVWLWPSRGKLMGKDKTENKSDT comes from the exons atgaatttttttcatgtaataatattagatGTTGGAATTGTAATATGCTTATATTTAATCATttataaa aATAGTGATATAAAATGGaagaaacatataaattgttgtaaatatcatttttactttttttcaaGTAAGAGATGCTTATTACAACATATGGTTGAAGAACCGTTTGAGAAAAAAGACAAATCTGgtgttttattaaaagacAAAAATACTGAAGagggaagaaaaaaagaaagacaAAAGCCTATGAGTattaaatcaataaataaaaaaaaaaaaaaaaacaacaacaataataataataataatgtgttaaaaaatttaaataatgaagaaataaataaacaacgAAATATGACGAATGAAAGAAtacgaaataaaaataaaaatgataaaggaGTTGAGAATATTTCAAGTAATACACAgatggaagaaaaaaatataatatgtaaagaTATAAATTCGAATGTAATATTAAATCAAAACGAAATAAATGACGATCAAATggttcaaaaaataaaagaaaattttgtcaaggatttaatgaaaaatgaaaacaaagaaatatttaaacaGATAGAAACAATTAATTCAGTTGGTACTATggcaaaaattaaaaattcattatataGCATAATATTTAAAGGGTCTAATTTTTGGAAGGGTCTAGGAATATATTTAGGTACATTGTCAGGTGCTACACTAGGGCAATTGATTTTAGCAGGTATTTTGCAATTCGGAACATTTTCTGTTATGAATTtttcaatttatttttcaGCTGTTCCTTCATTTATAGCATTCAGTAGTTTTGTaggaataatattattaagcATTATAATTGTTATTTGTCTTCTTGTGTGGTTGTGGCCATCAAGAGGGAAATTGATGGGTAAAGATAAAACAGAAAATAAAAGtgatacataa
- a CDS encoding exported protein family 3: MNYFLSLFNVSLFFLLIFKYSYKNIVKKDLQDKFNKSIITINIASRILTENNKKWYKKYIYTSIFSGNKNPQKRERKNEEENQKDNTKVDNDNNMENEMENHIDDSIDDPMDDLMNDKWEHHNSLEDRIKEYYTLTDPSDGEENNSFFKKLKLIMNILDEVHSDLLINNSVTDGSIFSPELVPISVLSTMTLACPPIGTVTLPYITNRINFLNRYEGQNIHTEHDLKIFK, from the exons atgaaCTACTTTCTGTCACTTTTTAATGTATCCTTATTTTTTctcttaatatttaaatattcatacaag AATATAGTAAAAAAAGATCTACAAGATAAATTTAACAAATccataataacaataaatataGCAAGTCGAATACTaacagaaaataataaaaaatggtataagaaatatatttatacatcaATATTTAGTGGAAATAAAAATCCACaaaaaagagaaagaaaaaatgaagaggAAAATCAAAAAGACAATACAAAAGtggataatgataataatatggaaaatgAGATGGAAAATCATATAGATGATTCTATAGACGACCCTATGGATGATCTTATGAATGATAAATGGGAACATCATAATTCATTGGAAGATAGAATAAAAGAATACTATACATTAACAGACCCATCAGATGGCgaagaaaataattcattttttaaaaaacttaaattaattatgaatatattagatGAAGTGCATTctgatttattaataaataatagtgTTACAGATGGAAGTATTTTTTCTCCCGAACTTGTACCTATAAGTGTTTTATCAACCATGACATTAGCCTGTCCACCTATAGGAACTGTCACTCTTCCTTATATTACTAACagaataaattttttgaataGATATGAAGGacaaaatatacacacagaacatgatttaaaaatatttaaatga
- a CDS encoding Pfmc-2TM Maurer's cleft two transmembrane protein — protein sequence MFHYIYKIYIFTIILCASNLFNNNGVENGTYKLSYHNGGIQFRMLAQKNTNKKSNGNALKNILLKDKSKKGSKKKNPDAEISDLVNLVDNMNITQEKKDKIKNLSLKYINSRDVKEKNESINELQKYSNNEECKEYMDSYLMHLRMQNDIKCLKRKNLWNNIWIVSTTLLLIIIMIACVYWLASTPPPGLFCLPFIVLIFIIYIVARYFPDMKIGFKKLKTKLNTFFQNKKQITK from the exons atgtttcattatatttataaaatatatatttttaccatAATACTATGTGCATCGAATCTATTTAATAac AACGGAGTAGAAAATGGAACATACAAACTATCATACCATAATGGAGGGATACAATTCAGAATGTTAGCTCAAAAAaacacaaataaaaaatcaaatgGAAATGCcttaaagaatatattgttaaaagataaaagCAAAAAAggtagtaaaaaaaaaaatcctgATGCTGAAATTTCAGATCTAGTTAATTTAGtggataatatgaatataactcaagaaaaaaaagataaaatcaaaaatctctcattaaaatatataaatagtagagatgtaaaagaaaaaaatgaatcaaTTAATGAACTTCaaaaatatagtaataaCGAAGAATGTAAAGAATATATGGATAGTTATTTAATGCATCTTCGTAtgcaaaatgatataaaatgtttaaaaagaaaaaatttgtGGAATAATATTTGGATTGTTTCAACGACCTTATTATTAATCATTATAATGATAGCATGTGTATATTGGCTTGCAAGTACTCCACCTCCTGGATTATTTTGCCTTCCATttattgttttaatttttattatctatatagtTGCTCGTTATTTTCCTGACATGAAAATaggttttaaaaaattaaaaacaaaattgaacacattttttcaaaacaaaaagcaaataacaaaataa
- a CDS encoding rifin, giving the protein MKDHYINILLFALPLNILVYNQRNYYITPRHTETNRSLCECELYSPTNYDSDPEMKRVMQQFVDRTTQRFHEYDERMKTTRQKCREQCDKEIQKIILKDKIEKELAQQLTTLETNITTKDIPTCVCEKSLADKVEKTCLKCGGVLGGGIAPSVGILGGIGEAIMSAWKVAALKAATEYALTEGAAKGAIAGNAQGMEVVINFLKYWGVNEFFSEIFESILKISHYSKVKDFADAIITKKAQICADGLLKNPAMCRKIDIKFGLSDEYGTPIAGPPNIEIPQKISGLVEQADQAAVEVAKDTSQSVAAKITEEQTAVINATYTSWQIAITASVIAIVVIVLIMVIIYLILRYRRKKKMKKKLQYIKLLEE; this is encoded by the exons atgaaagaccattatattaatatattattgtttgctcttccattaaatatattg GTATATAATCAAAGGAACTATTACATTACACCACGTCATACAGAAACCAACAGATCTTTATGTGAATGTGAATTATATTCACCTACGAACTATGATAGTGATCCCGAAATGAAAAGGGTAATGCAACAATTTGTGGATCGTACAACACAACGATTTCACGAATATGATGAAAGGATGAAAACTACACGCCAAAAATGTAGAGAACAATGCGAtaaagaaatacaaaaaattattttaaaagataaaatcgAAAAGGAATTGGCACAACAGTTAACCACTTTAGAAACAAACATAACTACTAAAGATATACCTACATGTGTTTGCGAAAAGTCGTTAGCAGATAAAGTGGAAAAAACATGTTTAAAATGTGGAGGTGTGTTGGGAGGTGGTATTGCACCAAGTGTTGGTATATTGGGAGGAATTGGCGAAGCAATTATGAGTGCCTGGAAAGTTGCGGCACTTAAAGCCGCTACAGAATATGCCTTAACTGAGGGTGCTGCTAAGGGTGCTATTGCAGGTAATGCCCAAGGTATGGAAGtagttattaattttttgaaatattggGGTgtaaatgaatttttttctGAAATATTTGAATCCATTCTTAAAATAAGCCATTATAGTAAAGTCAAAGATTTTGCTGATgctattattacaaaaaaagcTCAGATCTGTGCGGATGGCCTCCTTAAGAATCCTGCTATGTGCCGAAAAATTGATATTAAATTTGGTCTAAGTGATGAATATGGCACACCAATTGCTGGTCCACCAAATATTGAAATACCACAAAAGATAAGCGGACTTGTTGAACAAGCTGATCAAGCTGCTGTTGAAGTCGCCAAGGATACAAGTCAAAGTGTTGCTGCTAAAATCACAGAAGAACAAACCGCTGTGATAAATGCTACATATACTAGTTGGCAGATTGCTATAACAGCTTCTGTTATTGCAATAGTAGTCATAGTTTTAATTAtggtaattatttatttaattttacgttatagacgaaaaaaaaaaatgaaaaaaaaactccaatatataaaattattagaagAATAG